DNA sequence from the Chloroflexota bacterium genome:
AGCTTCTCGGGGGCGGTGACGTTCGGGCTGTGGGTGGCGTCGATCTCCTCGTACTGCCAGCCTGGCTCGCCACGGGCGCGCGCCGCGAACTGCCCGAACACGTCGCCGGGGCGGATCTGCAGGCAGTAGATGTAGACGCGGGGCAGCTTTTCGACCGCGCCCGTCAGCGAGATCGGCTCTTCGAACGTCTTGCGCGGCTGTGGCCCACGGCGGTCGGCCAGCCACGCCTTGTCGGCGTCTGACGCGTCGGCCGAGGTCGGCATCGGCGGCACCAGCCAGCCCTCTGGCTCGGGCGGCCCGCCGGTCGGTGCGTCCGGCGGCGCGTCGGCCGGCCGCTGGGTCAGGTCCGACAGCGACTGCCCGTCTCGCGGCACGAAGGCGTCGAGGTAGACGACCTTGCGGATGCGCTCGCTCGCACGGTCCGCGACCCCGGTGGCGACCATGCCGCCGTAACTGTGCCCCAGCAGGATCACGTCGTGCAGATCCTCGTAGAAGAGGGTGTTCACGACATCCTGAATGTGAGTGGAGAGGTTGACCTCGGGTGTGGCGAGGTGCGACCGCTCGCCCAGGCCCGTGTAGCTCGGCGTGAAGACCTCATGGCCGGCCGCTCGCAGGAGCGGCCGGACCTTCTTCCAGGCGAAGCCCGACGACCAGGCTCCGTGCGCGACGACAAACGTAGCCACCATCGTCCCCCGATCAGGCCGTCGCCGACGCCGTCGCCGGCGCGCCCGTCAGGTCCGCCACCTTCGGCATCACGTCCTGCGCCAGCAGCGTCATCGAACGGTCCCAGATCGCGAAGTCATCCCATTCGGCGGCCAGGGCCAGCACGCCGCCGAACCCGCCGACCTCGTCGTAGAGGGCGCGCAGCTTCGCGGCGACGGTGTCAGGGTCTCCGACGATGAAGATGCCGCTGTCGATCATGTACTCGGTGCTGAGGTCGCTGTCGGGCATCGACGTATCGACCTTCAGAGCGTTCAAGCCTCGTCCCTGTCCCAGCAGCGGGATGAAGTAGTCCGTGAAGTCGCGGTCGATCGCGCCGGAGAGCGCCTCGGCCCTGGCCTGCGCGTTCGTCTCCGAGACGTGGATCGTCCGCGAGATGCGCCAGTCCGAGCGGCTCGGCGTGCGGCCGGCCCGCGCGGCGGCATCGGCGAAGCTCGTCCAGTGCGTCTTC
Encoded proteins:
- a CDS encoding alpha/beta hydrolase codes for the protein MVATFVVAHGAWSSGFAWKKVRPLLRAAGHEVFTPSYTGLGERSHLATPEVNLSTHIQDVVNTLFYEDLHDVILLGHSYGGMVATGVADRASERIRKVVYLDAFVPRDGQSLSDLTQRPADAPPDAPTGGPPEPEGWLVPPMPTSADASDADKAWLADRRGPQPRKTFEEPISLTGAVEKLPRVYIYCLQIRPGDVFGQFAARARGEPGWQYEEIDATHSPNVTAPEKLVEILLRIAKD